A region from the Vicia villosa cultivar HV-30 ecotype Madison, WI linkage group LG3, Vvil1.0, whole genome shotgun sequence genome encodes:
- the LOC131657699 gene encoding PKS-NRPS hybrid synthetase cheA-like has product MKVSMWQIVEAKGQNCMEVSLQIFRKNETAIDTTDAFTTLERFVTREEVIHTETGKRGRSNKVIFGCDKGGKYKDKSETQSATKRCGCPFKIRSTPAKDGSGWKVDVKCGVHNHGLLDILEGHSFVGRLTTDEKQLVADLTKRHVPPRHILISLQERDPENVTRITQIYKHKSVIEAEIRGPRSEIQHLLKLIEEANYVYWSRKRDDCKVVRDIFWAHPDSVKLLNLFPTVLIMDATYKTNKYRQPLFEIVGMTSTELTFAVAFAYMECEQTESYCWVLDKLKQLFVKKDVVPQVILTDRDLALMKAVEVVFPTTHNLLCRFHINKNVGMKCKEYVMKDMQETIGILWKDVVWSSNEVEYGVGLQYLEQTCFACNDFLDYVKNTWLIPHRQGFVGAWINRVLHFGNTTTNRVESAHWKLKQMTGNNLGDMVKVWEAMNSNLKIQIGNIQASFQKSFYEVGHAHISPFYDNLRGSVSRAALRRIAEELLRLDCVLNSREICGCTMRTSYGLPCACEMGKLIVVGIPLQIESVHLQWRILSMEGDLPLDGEAGSEVDMSNAIDELWRRFKSLDVVGKRALKSRVCEIAYPTTTSLCPPPEKIKTKGGVKRKEKKPVGYDVYRDPSGFEYADQASQSSQKQSQASQTSRKQSQSKKQSQSKNQDFTLQFPCHIRPYITEIVNVVADGNCGFRAIASWHGYNEDDWAMVHRDLDMELRKKKDLYERLFGPSLSEVRNGLLIDNVGFQPPEKWLTLPEMGYLIANRYNVILVNMKEGFPLPPVTLNWMKFRLQVATSWMLGFAGRLQHWHHLTTMLPSSVNLD; this is encoded by the exons ATGAAGGTGTCCATGTGGCAGATTGTGGAAGCAAAGGGGCAGAATT GTATGGAAGTTTCGCTCCAAATTTTTCGGAAAAACGAGACAGCTATAGATACCACAGATGCTTTCACAACTTTAGAGAGATTTGTCACACGGGAAGAAGTTATCC ACACCGAAACAGGCAAAAGAGGAAGAAGTAACAAAGTGATATTTGGGTGCGATAAAGGTGGAAAATATAAGGATAAAAGTGAGACTCAAAGTGCTACTAAGAGATGTGGATGTCCATTCAAAATCAGATCGACTCCGGCAAAAGATGGGTCTGGATGGAAGGTTGATGTAAAatgtggagttcataatcatggTTTACTAGATATATTAGAAGGTCATTCATTTGTTGGTAGGTTGACAACTGATGAGAAGCAGCTTGTTGCTGATTTGACAAAGAGACATGTTCCGCCTAGACACATATTGATTTCCTTGCAAGAGCGAGATCCTGAGAACGTCACTCGGATCACGCAAATATACAAGCATAAGAGTGTGATTGAAGCGGAGATAAGAGGTCCAAGAAGTGAGATACAACATTTGCTTAAGCTTATAGAGGAGGCGAACTATGTTTATTGGAGTAGGAAACGGGATGATTGTAaagttgtgagagatattttttgggcTCATCCAGATTCGGTAAAGTTGCTGAATCTTTTTCCTACTGTCTTGATTATGGACGCCACTTATAAGACCAACAAATATAGACAACCTCTGTTTGAAATAGTTGGTATGACATCGACCGAGTTGACATTTGCAGTTGCATTTGCTTATATGGAGTGTGAGCAGACAGAGAGTTATTGTTGGGTCTTGGATAAGCTGAAGcaattgtttgtgaagaaagatgTGGTTCCACAAGTGATTTTAACGGATAGAGATCTTGCTTTGATGAAAGCAGTTGAAGTTGTTTTTCCTACGACGCATAACTTGCTATGTCGTTTTCATATTAACAAAAATGTTGGGATGAAATGCAAGGAATATGTGATGAAAGACATGCAAGAGACGATAGGCATATTGTGGAAAGATGTTGTATGGTCTAGTAATGAGGTTGAGTATGGTGTAGGGTTGCAATATCTTGAACAAACATGCTTTGCTTGTAATGACTTCCTCGATTACGTGAAGAACACTTGGTTGATCCCACATAGGCAAGGATTTGTAGGCGCATGGATTAATCGAGTGCTTCATTTTGGTAACACCACGACAAATCG gGTTGAATCTGCACATTGGAAGCTAAAGCAGATGACAGGGAACAACCTTGGTGACATGGTCAAAGTttgggaagctatgaattctAACCTAAAAATCCAAATAGGTAACATTCAAGCTTCGTTTCAAAAAAGTTTTTATGAGGTTGGGCACGCACACATTAGTCCATTTTATGATAATTTGCGTGGTTCAGTATCGAGAGCTGCTTTGAGACGCATTGCAGAAGAGTTATTGAGGCTTGATTGTGTGTTGAATAGTAGGGAAATATGTGGTTGTACTATGAGAACAAGTTATGGGCTACCTTGTGCTTGTGAGATGGGAAAATTGATTGTTGTTGGAATCCCATTACAAATAGAAAGTGTTCATCTTCAATGGAGGATACTATCTatggaaggtgacttgcctttagATGGGGAAGCTGGTTCGGAGGTGGATATGAGTAATGCGATTGATGAATTGTGGAGAAGGTTTAAATCACTAGATGTTGTTGGAAAAAGAGCATTGAAAAGTAGGGTTTGTGAAATTGCATATCCCACAACAACTTCATTGTGTCCACCACCtgagaaaataaaaactaaaggcGGAGTGAAGAGGAAAGAGAAGAAACCAGTTGGGTATGATGTTTATAGGGATCCTTCAGGTTTTGAGTATGCTGATCAGGCGTCTCAATCTTCACAAAAACAATCGCAAGCATCACAAACTTCTAGGAAGCAATCACAGTCAAAGAAGCAATCACAATCAAAGAACCAGGATTTCACTCTTCAGTTTCCTTGTCATATTAGGCCATATATTACCGAGATTGTTAATGTTGTAGCAGATGGTAATTGTGGATTTAGAGCCATTGCGTCGTGGCATGGGTATAATGAGGATGATTGGGCAATGGTTCATCGTGACTTGGACATGGAATTAAGAAAAAAGAAGGACTTATATGAGAGATTGTTCGGTCCAAGTTTATCCGAAGTGAGAAATGGATTGCTGATAGATAATGTTGGTTTTCAACCACCGGAGAAATGGTTGACACTACCAGAGATGGGTTATTTGATAGCGAATCGGtataacgtcattctt GTTAATATGAAAGAAGGCTTCCCTCTGCCACCCGTCACGTTAAATTGGATGAAGTTTCGTCTTCAAGTGGCGACATCTTGGATGTTAGGATTTGCTGGACGTCTTCAACATTGGCACCATCTTACTACTATGTTACCATCAAGTGTTAATTTAGATTAA
- the LOC131657700 gene encoding uncharacterized protein LOC131657700 has translation MDRKIFSILVMSLARDPSQSLLVMALWLWLENLGYPSLILKLVSCPHGLINDVAQEAVSCLNCLELENFPIPNDGGLFLTRVLMGRKISLHLFKYKRFTTITGIKNVLNKTCSRIFNDILLDILGSSSACRFLLPYPYIPVIVPGFPHKVFGEFTISSTNFEMFDMKDGTILKSILDVSDQDKTIFLTFSRGFPVSEKEVSYLFTSTFEDDCIKTIVMGNRNSKGQVLYATMVLNYVETLDRILNGRHIAKFRVNGKHIWARKYDRRE, from the coding sequence ATGGACCGTAAAATTTTCTCAATCCTAGTTATGAGTTTAGCCCGTGATCCATCACAATCTCTTCTAGTCATGGCCTTGTGGCTATGGCTAGAAAACCTTGGTTATCCAAGTCTTATTTTAAAATTGGTTTCATGTCCTCATGGTCTCATCAATGATGTGGCGCAGGAAGCTGTGTCTTGCTTGAATTGTTTGGAATTAGAAAATTTTCCCATTCCAAATGATGGTGGTTTGTTTCTAACCAGAGTTTTAATGGGAAGAAAAATTTCACTCCATTTGTTCAAGTACAAAAGGTTCACTACCATAACTGGTATTAAAAATGTGCTAAACAAAACATGTTCAAGAATTTTCAATGATATTTTACTAGATATTTTGGGAAGCTCTAGTGCTTGTAGGTTTTTACTACCTTATCCTTATATACCCGTGATTGTTCCCGGCTTCCCTCATAAAGTATTTGGtgaatttactatatcatcaacaAATTTTGAGATGTTTGATATGAAAGATGGGACAATATTGAAGAGTATTCTCGATGTGTCTGATCAAGATAAAACGATATTCTTAACATTTTCTAGAGGCTTCCCCGTTAGTGAGAAAGAGGTGAGTTATTTGTTTACAAGTACTTTTGAAGATGATTGTATTAAAACTATTGTTATGGGAAATAGAAATTCAAAAGGTCAAGTTTTGTATGcaactatggttttgaattacGTAGAAACACTTGATCGAATTTTGAACGGGAGGCACATTGCAAAGTTTCGTGTTAACGGGAAGCATATTTGGGCTCGTAAGTATGACCGTCGAGAGTAA